One Actinoplanes missouriensis 431 DNA segment encodes these proteins:
- a CDS encoding PP2C family protein-serine/threonine phosphatase, which yields MTGKGETRWFEALRAVLDDSHLWQAGEVAGRVGAAVSPLGLRATIWLTDYEQMALRALPEPGRAAPEPLPIDGSLAGRAFARVRSLRGDGLRWWVPMVNGTDRIGVVEFVAEADQDADFVGKCELLAGLIGHLITTTMPRGDHLDLVRRSQAMSTASELLWRMLPPLTVSCERAVISAALQPCYEVGGDGFDYALDGDTAYVAILDAVGKGVTAGVACAVALAAIRAARRAGGGLAEQARAADEALTEHFTEVRFVTAVLAELRLDTGRIRYLNAGHPAPLLLRSGRLVRELDAGRRLPLGLADPRAQVGEEALEPDDRLLLYTDGVTEARTPEGEFFGVNRLVGLVERSAAARLPAPETLRRLSHAVLDHQGGPPDDDATLLLVQWSAAAALDTVPTTKAADV from the coding sequence GTGACCGGGAAAGGCGAGACGCGGTGGTTCGAGGCGCTGCGGGCCGTGCTGGACGACTCACACCTGTGGCAGGCCGGTGAGGTCGCCGGGCGGGTCGGCGCGGCGGTGTCCCCTCTCGGGCTGCGCGCCACCATCTGGCTGACCGACTATGAGCAGATGGCGCTGCGGGCCCTGCCGGAACCCGGCCGGGCCGCCCCGGAGCCGCTGCCGATCGACGGTTCCCTGGCCGGGCGGGCGTTCGCCCGGGTCAGGTCGTTGCGCGGGGACGGGCTTCGGTGGTGGGTGCCGATGGTGAACGGCACGGACCGGATCGGCGTCGTCGAATTCGTGGCCGAGGCCGATCAGGATGCGGACTTCGTCGGCAAGTGCGAGCTGCTCGCCGGCCTGATCGGACACCTGATCACCACCACCATGCCCCGCGGTGACCACCTCGACCTGGTGCGCCGCTCGCAGGCCATGTCCACCGCCTCCGAGCTGCTCTGGCGCATGCTGCCGCCGCTCACCGTGAGTTGCGAGCGGGCGGTGATCAGCGCGGCTCTGCAGCCCTGCTACGAGGTGGGCGGCGACGGTTTCGACTACGCGCTGGACGGCGACACGGCGTACGTGGCGATCCTGGACGCCGTCGGCAAGGGGGTGACCGCCGGGGTGGCCTGCGCGGTCGCGCTCGCCGCGATCCGTGCCGCCCGCCGCGCCGGCGGTGGCCTCGCCGAGCAGGCACGCGCCGCCGACGAGGCGCTCACCGAGCACTTCACCGAGGTCCGCTTCGTCACCGCGGTCCTCGCCGAGCTGCGGCTCGACACCGGCCGGATCCGCTACCTCAACGCCGGTCACCCGGCGCCGCTGCTGCTGCGCTCCGGCCGGCTGGTCCGGGAACTCGACGCCGGCCGGCGACTGCCCCTGGGGCTGGCCGACCCGCGGGCGCAGGTGGGCGAGGAGGCGCTGGAACCGGACGACCGGCTGCTGCTCTACACCGACGGGGTGACCGAGGCCCGTACCCCGGAGGGTGAGTTCTTCGGGGTGAACCGCCTGGTCGGCCTCGTCGAACGCTCGGCCGCCGCCCGCCTGCCCGCGCCGGAGACCCTGCGCCGGCTGTCCCACGCCGTCCTGGACCATCAGGGCGGCCCGCCCGACGACGACGCCACCCTGCTGCTCGTGCAG